The Methanothrix sp. DNA segment CTAGATCGCCTCCGCCTGGCTCATCAACTCATCCACACTCGATTCGGTAACCGGCATGACCTCATTTACCGTCTCCACCAGAAGATAACGATCGACCCTGGGCCCGGTGATGGTGAAGTATCTGCCCACAAGCTTGCTCTCGATCAGGGAGCGCACTACCTCGTGATCGAGGGCCTCCATGGCCATCATCCTGGCCTCCTCCAGTGTCAGCCCCACCAGCCTCTCAGTGGTCTCCCGGTTGATGAGGACATCCTGCACCCGGCGGCCATCGTCCAGCACCGCCTTTATGCGCAGATCATATGTGCCGTCCACCTTTCCATGATCCGCACACACCCCCTTGGCAAGGGAGCGCTTGCAGACCGGACAGCGTTTGATCAGCCCCGAGCCCTTCTGCACATCCACCAGCGCCCCCGAGAACTCCGCCGCCTGGGAGCCGATCTGAACATCAATATCCAGCGGTTCGATCTGGCTGGTGCGGTTCAGCTTCACACTGAATCTCCCCTGGAACTCGTCTGTAACCAGGTTTCGAAGAAGATAGCTCTTCCCCTCCTCCAGGTTGGCAAGGTCAGCTTTTGCCCATTTCACAAACTTTATGGAGCCGGTCTCGTCGCCTATCAGGCCCGATTGGGAGATGGAATCGCTGTTCGTCTCCCAGAGCTGGGCGACCTTGACCTTCAGATCGACCCACACTCCGGGCTCATCGATCTCTATCACCTTCATCTCCTGCGCTC contains these protein-coding regions:
- a CDS encoding replication protein A gives rise to the protein MKELIDQISARLREQSIIVPDEEIEVRLKKLIDDFRVPEGEARRSVLNYFQKEHGVIPLARAASERVKISEIKEPGRWVDLKVKVVDLWEPATEAISQTGLVGDSSGVMKFVKWKKSELPDMLLGQSYSLKNVVTDEFQGRFSIKLNRTSQIEPLEEEVEARSISKRAQEMKVIEIDEPGVWVDLKVKVAQLWETNSDSISQSGLIGDETGSIKFVKWAKADLANLEEGKSYLLRNLVTDEFQGRFSVKLNRTSQIEPLDIDVQIGSQAAEFSGALVDVQKGSGLIKRCPVCKRSLAKGVCADHGKVDGTYDLRIKAVLDDGRRVQDVLINRETTERLVGLTLEEARMMAMEALDHEVVRSLIESKLVGRYFTITGPRVDRYLLVETVNEVMPVTESSVDELMSQAEAI